Proteins found in one Zea mays cultivar B73 chromosome 1, Zm-B73-REFERENCE-NAM-5.0, whole genome shotgun sequence genomic segment:
- the LOC100281202 gene encoding receptor-like protein kinase precursor → MASVSLLLCLLLLVPPLAAAQQQMSSFSANNSTWSPTNSNRILVSINREFAAGFVASTSARDRYHFAVWVVGSNSTDKAFIWYAHDTASYSPYEGNDTSKLAIDAAGRLTWTAGGNNNATIWSLPPPANTTTTPAVLQLNDTGSLVYGAAWSSFAEPTNTLMPGQAMPKGGNDTTLQSVNGHYRVVNSATLQFNNSMMYANISGGSALLNLTADGKLQFSGSQLIASDQGTTNRVRRLTLDDDGNLRLYSLVPKTRKWLVVWQVVQELCTIRGTCANGRICVPVGVDSTTCVCPPGYRNATPTDPCTPKKRYSGRGDDDTFVRMDFVSFSGAANSSASDPGPLMTKLTPQNLADCERLCRSNSTCVAFGYKFGGDRTCLQFTGLVDGYWSPATEMSTYLRVVASDNDSNPFTGMTTMIETVCPVQLALPVPPKESQTTIQNVAIITALFVVELLAGVLSFWAFLRKYSQYREMARTLGLEYLPAGGPRRFSHAELKQATKDFSNVVGRGAYGTVYRGELPDRRAVAVKQLQGVGGGEAEFWAEVTIIARMHHLNLVRMWGFCAEKEQRMLVYEYVPNGSLDKYLFAGGGGGGGSGEEDSSAEQQQQQPLLDLHTRYRIALGVARAIAYLHEECLEWVLHCDIKPENILLEDDFCPKVSDFGLSKLTSKKEKVTMSRIRGTRGYMAPEWVIHREPITAKADVYSFGMVLLEIVSGRRNYGFRQESVGSEDWYFPKWAYEKVYVERRIDDILDPRIAATYDDAASVATVERMVKTAMWCLQDRAEMRPSMGKVSKMLEGSVEITEPVKPTIFCVQDD, encoded by the coding sequence ATGGCCTCCGTCTCCCTCCTACTCTGCCTCCTCCTCCTTGTGCCACCTCTCGCCGCCGCCCAGCAGCAGATGTCCTCTTTCTCCGCAAACAACTCGACCTGGAGCCCCACGAACAGCAACCGCATCCTCGTGTCGATCAATCGGGAATTCGCCGCCGGGTTCGTGGCGTCGACCTCTGCTCGGGATCGCTACCACTTCGCCGTCTGGGTCGTCGGCTCCAACTCCACCGACAAGGCTTTCATATGGTACGCCCACGACACAGCCAGCTACTCCCCCTACGAgggcaacgacacctccaagctcgccaTCGACGCGGCGGGCCGGCTCACCTGGACTGCCGGCGGGAACAACAACGCCACCATCTGGTCGCTCCCGCCCCCCGCCAACACCACCACCACCCCGGCGGTGCTGCAGCTCAACGATACGGGGAGCCTGGTCTACGGCGCAGCCTGGTCGAGCTTCGCCGAGCCCACCAACACGCTCATGCCGGGGCAGGCCATGCCCAAGGGAGGCAACGACACCACGCTCCAGTCCGTCAACGGCCACTACAGGGTCGTCAACTCCGCCACGCTGCAGTTCAACAATTCCATGATGTACGCCAACATCAGCGGCGGCAGCGCTCTGCTCAATCTCACCGCCGACGGCAAGCTCCAGTTCAGCGGCTCGCAGCTCATCGCCTCCGACCAAGGCACCACCAATCGGGTGCGGCGGCTCACGCTTGACGACGACGGCAACCTGCGCCTCTACAGCCTGGTGCCCAAGACCCGGAAGTGGCTCGTGGTGTGGCAGGTCGTGCAGGAGCTCTGCACCATCCGGGGCACCTGCGCCAACGGCAGAATCTGCGTCCCCGTCGGCGTTGACAGCACCACTTGCGTCTGCCCGCCGGGCTACCGCAACGCCACCCCGACGGACCCCTGCACACCCAAGAAAAGGTACAGCGGCAGGGGCGACGACGACACGTTCGTGCGGATGGACTTCGTCTCCTTCTCCGGGGCCGCCAACTCCTCGGCGTCGGACCCCGGGCCGCTGATGACCAAGCTGACGCCGCAGAACCTGGCGGACTGCGAGAGACTCTGCCGGAGTAACTCCACCTGCGTGGCGTTCGGGTACAAGTTCGGCGGCGACCGGACGTGCCTCCAGTTCACCGGGCTGGTGGACGGGTACTGGTCCCCGGCGACGGAGATGTCGACGTATCTGCGGGTGGTGGCGTCGGACAATGACAGCAACCCGTTCACGGGGATGACGACCATGATCGAGACGGTGTGCCCCGTGCAGCTGGCACTGCCGGTGCCGCCGAAGGAGTCGCAGACGACGATCCAGAACGTGGCCATCATCACGGCGCTGTTCGTGGTGGAGCTGCTGGCCGGGGTGCTGTCGTTCTGGGCGTTTCTGCGCAAGTACTCCCAGTACCGGGAGATGGCGCGCACGCTGGGACTGGAGTACCTCCCCGCCGGCGGGCCCCGGCGGTTCTCGCACGCGGAGCTGAAGCAGGCGACCAAGGACTTCTCCAACGTGGTGGGGCGCGGCGCGTACGGGACGGTGTACCGCGGCGAGCTGCCCGACCGGCGCGCCGTGGCGGTGAAGCAGCTGCAAGGCGTGGGCGGCGGCGAGGCAGAGTTCTGGGCGGAGGTGACCATCATCGCGCGAATGCACCACCTCAACCTGGTGCGCATGTGGGGGTTCTGCGCCGAAAAGGAGCAGCGGATGTTGGTGTACGAGTACGTACCCAACGGGTCGCTGGACAAGTACCTGTTCgccggcggaggcggaggcggtggGAGCGGCGAGGAGGATTCGTCCgctgagcagcagcagcagcagccgctgctGGACCTTCACACCCGTTACCGCATCGCCCTGGGTGTTGCCCGCGCCATCGCCTACCTCCACGAGGAGTGCCTGGAGTGGGTTCTCCACTGCGACATCAAGCCCGAGAACATCCTGCTGGAGGACGACTTCTGCCCCAAGGTGTCCGACTTCGGTCTGTCCAAGCTGACGAGCAAGAAGGAGAAGGTGACCATGTCGCGCATCCGCGGCACCCGCGGGTACATGGCGCCCGAGTGGGTGATCCACCGCGAGCCCATCACGGCCAAGGCCGACGTGTACAGCTTCGGCATGGTCCTGCTGGAGATCGTGTCCGGCCGCCGCAACTACGGGTTCCGGCAGGAGTCGGTGGGCAGTGAGGACTGGTACTTCCCCAAGTGGGCGTACGAGAAGGTGTACGTGGAGCGCCGCATCGACGACATCCTGGACCCCCGCATCGCCGCCACCTACGACGACGCCGCCAGCGTCGCCACCGTGGAGCGCATGGTGAAGACGGCCATGTGGTGCCTGCAGGACCGCGCCGAGATGCGGCCGTCTATGGGGAAAGTGTCCAAGATGCTGGAGGGGTCCGTCGAGATCACGGAGCCCGTCAAGCCAACAATCTTCTGCGTTCAGGACGACTGA